Proteins encoded by one window of Salmonirosea aquatica:
- a CDS encoding PQQ-dependent sugar dehydrogenase: MLSFHATFSQTLPSGFTTQTLATGISAPTCMAFAPDGRLFIGQQNGTIKVFKDGALLGTSFTQLSVDSNGERGLLGLTFDPNYATNGYVYVYYTRTGSPLRNRVSRLTSNPANLDVMLAGSESLVLQFDPLSATNHNGGSLKFGPDGKLYVAIGENAVTANAQNYDNYLGKLLRINSDGSAPTDNPFYASTPDGTPPTAASQRLWALGLRNPYSFAIAPATGTIFVNDVGGNQYEEINDATQGGQNFGWPTQEGPPQPGFSGPVYYYANNSQVVDSDSSGCSVLGGTFLNAPTSNYPAQYLGKYFFMDYCNGWFRYIDPAHIPANGSTLFAKGFGTGLVSMTAGPDGNLYYLHRGASSLNRFVYTPPTIESIASGNWNDPGTWSCACVPAYTDEVVVHTGHNVVVDGITAYAKNVALDGGQVQVANNGTLQLNH, translated from the coding sequence ATGTTGAGTTTTCACGCTACGTTCTCCCAGACTTTACCCAGTGGATTCACTACCCAAACCCTGGCCACGGGAATCAGTGCCCCTACCTGCATGGCTTTTGCTCCCGATGGACGGCTTTTCATCGGGCAACAAAACGGAACCATCAAAGTTTTCAAGGATGGAGCTTTACTGGGTACCTCCTTCACACAACTTTCGGTGGACAGTAACGGCGAACGAGGCTTATTGGGATTGACGTTTGACCCCAATTATGCCACCAATGGCTATGTGTACGTCTACTACACCCGAACCGGATCACCGCTGCGAAACCGGGTTTCCCGCCTGACGAGCAACCCTGCCAACCTGGATGTCATGCTGGCTGGCAGCGAGTCGCTGGTACTCCAATTCGATCCCCTGAGCGCTACCAATCACAACGGTGGTTCGCTGAAATTCGGCCCGGATGGAAAATTGTACGTGGCGATCGGGGAAAACGCCGTAACGGCCAATGCCCAGAACTACGATAATTACCTGGGCAAGCTGCTCCGAATCAATTCCGATGGCTCGGCCCCCACGGACAATCCATTTTATGCGTCCACCCCCGACGGTACCCCACCAACCGCCGCCAGCCAGCGCCTGTGGGCGCTGGGACTGCGCAATCCGTACAGTTTTGCCATTGCCCCGGCTACTGGGACTATTTTTGTGAACGATGTAGGAGGAAACCAATACGAGGAAATCAACGATGCCACCCAAGGGGGACAGAATTTTGGCTGGCCTACGCAGGAGGGACCGCCCCAACCTGGTTTTTCCGGACCGGTATACTACTACGCCAATAATTCACAAGTTGTCGATTCCGATTCCAGTGGGTGTTCGGTATTAGGGGGTACCTTTCTCAATGCTCCGACCTCAAATTATCCGGCTCAGTACCTGGGTAAGTATTTTTTTATGGATTATTGCAACGGCTGGTTCAGGTACATCGATCCAGCCCACATCCCGGCCAATGGTTCGACGCTTTTCGCGAAGGGATTTGGGACCGGGCTGGTAAGCATGACGGCAGGACCCGACGGCAACCTGTACTACCTGCACCGGGGTGCCAGTTCATTGAATCGGTTCGTATACACGCCTCCCACCATCGAAAGCATCGCCTCGGGCAACTGGAACGACCCAGGTACCTGGTCGTGCGCCTGTGTGCCCGCCTACACCGATGAAGTTGTGGTGCACACCGGCCATAATGTAGTGGTGGATGGCATCACGGCTTATGCCAAAAATGTCGCGCTGGATGGTGGCCAAGTCCAGGTGGCCAACAATGGCACCCTCCAGCTCAATCACTGA
- a CDS encoding antibiotic biosynthesis monooxygenase family protein — MTIANTPAPPYYAVIFTNLRTEVDANYGATAERMEELATQQPGYLGHESVREGLGITVSYWESLEAIRNWKKNTEHLLAQQAGRDQWYSAYKTRICRVERDYEFDESTQVL, encoded by the coding sequence ATGACCATCGCCAACACCCCCGCCCCACCCTACTACGCCGTCATTTTCACGAACCTGCGTACCGAAGTCGATGCCAACTACGGTGCTACCGCCGAACGCATGGAAGAACTGGCCACACAGCAACCCGGCTACCTCGGCCACGAGAGCGTGCGCGAAGGCCTGGGCATTACCGTTTCGTACTGGGAAAGCCTGGAAGCCATCCGAAACTGGAAAAAAAATACCGAGCATTTGCTGGCGCAGCAGGCGGGACGCGACCAATGGTACTCGGCTTATAAAACGAGGATTTGCCGTGTGGAGCGGGATTATGAATTTGACGAATCCACGCAGGTACTATGA
- a CDS encoding sialate O-acetylesterase: MHTRIIGFLFLCLGINPVTLAQLTVTFPTTRAVFQRDNANQTTLYMGGTFANCLDQVEARVVPRAGGQGTATDWTLIQIAPSGGQFYGSISVTGGWYNLEVRGKLGGNVTGTSTVERVGVGEVFLVAGQSNSTGGDGLPNGPSATDDRVNSVNFQNYNPNNGTIQPYSNVQLPCPEFVHLDAEVKTAPFGNYAWCWGIFGDSLARRLNVPVMIFNAGWAGSAMYNWQESIDPNATTVSTFGNPYPTGLPFGHLRLALNYYIAQQGYRAVLWHQGEADNFIENSREGYRNGLRAIIQASRSLSGKPNLAWVVARASRFTKDGVSRIWQPVIDGQNDVIGVNGNDPNLVLPNVFPGPQTDPLEGPAFRTSDNIHFTGNGLVALAQSWVSSLNNLFIANSQPYLPIPPPQVLAQCGGNNALTFQAPGGWVSYQWHPVTDCNQTLSFDQNWTATTGNYVLKVRDALQNTVLSPAVAVPVSTAADVSASGTTTVSQGDNLTLQSSSSNACSFAWTGPNQFTSTQPNVLISNATASQSGTYTVSAKNAYGCQAQSSVSVQVVSIVESVASGDWGSTATWSCGCLPTPATDVRINEGHTISIGTPAKAKNVFIQNGNIQYQSGGSLMLSQ, from the coding sequence ATGCACACACGCATTATCGGGTTTCTCTTCCTGTGTCTGGGGATAAATCCTGTGACTTTGGCCCAATTGACCGTTACCTTTCCCACTACCCGCGCCGTTTTTCAGCGCGACAATGCCAACCAGACTACGCTCTACATGGGGGGTACCTTTGCCAACTGCCTCGATCAGGTGGAGGCGCGGGTCGTACCGCGGGCGGGCGGGCAGGGGACCGCTACGGACTGGACTTTGATTCAGATTGCTCCCAGCGGGGGACAGTTTTACGGCAGTATTTCTGTTACCGGAGGCTGGTACAATCTGGAGGTGCGGGGTAAGCTAGGCGGCAACGTGACGGGAACGAGCACCGTCGAGCGGGTGGGGGTAGGTGAGGTGTTTCTGGTGGCCGGTCAATCCAATTCCACCGGCGGCGACGGGTTGCCCAACGGCCCCAGTGCCACCGACGACCGGGTCAACAGCGTCAATTTCCAGAATTACAATCCCAACAACGGTACCATCCAGCCCTATTCCAATGTCCAGCTGCCTTGTCCGGAATTTGTGCATCTGGATGCCGAGGTAAAAACCGCCCCCTTCGGCAACTATGCCTGGTGTTGGGGGATTTTTGGTGATTCGCTGGCCCGACGCCTCAACGTACCCGTGATGATCTTCAATGCGGGCTGGGCGGGATCGGCGATGTACAATTGGCAGGAAAGCATCGATCCCAATGCTACAACCGTGAGTACTTTCGGCAACCCGTACCCTACGGGCCTGCCCTTTGGCCACCTGCGCCTGGCTTTAAATTACTATATTGCTCAGCAGGGCTATCGTGCGGTTCTCTGGCATCAGGGAGAAGCTGACAATTTTATTGAGAATAGCCGGGAGGGGTATCGGAATGGCCTGAGGGCTATTATCCAGGCGAGCCGTTCGCTCAGTGGTAAGCCCAATCTGGCCTGGGTCGTGGCGCGGGCGTCGCGCTTCACCAAAGACGGAGTTTCCCGGATATGGCAACCCGTTATCGATGGCCAGAACGATGTGATCGGCGTGAACGGCAATGATCCGAATCTGGTACTGCCCAATGTTTTCCCCGGCCCTCAAACCGATCCGCTGGAAGGTCCCGCCTTTCGCACCTCCGACAATATTCACTTTACGGGAAACGGGTTAGTAGCGCTGGCCCAGTCGTGGGTCTCGAGCTTGAATAACCTCTTTATTGCCAATTCTCAACCGTACCTGCCTATCCCGCCTCCGCAGGTACTGGCCCAGTGTGGGGGCAACAACGCACTTACCTTTCAGGCTCCCGGGGGCTGGGTGTCGTACCAGTGGCATCCGGTGACTGACTGCAACCAAACTCTGAGTTTCGACCAGAACTGGACGGCCACGACAGGAAATTATGTCCTGAAAGTGAGGGACGCCTTGCAGAATACCGTGCTTTCTCCCGCTGTGGCCGTGCCCGTGAGCACGGCAGCCGATGTTTCGGCAAGCGGTACTACCACCGTAAGTCAGGGCGATAATCTTACACTCCAGTCATCCTCTTCCAATGCCTGCTCGTTTGCCTGGACTGGCCCCAACCAGTTCACCAGTACGCAACCGAATGTCTTGATTTCCAATGCGACAGCCAGCCAGTCAGGTACCTATACGGTGTCGGCCAAGAATGCGTACGGCTGTCAGGCGCAAAGTTCGGTGTCTGTGCAGGTAGTCAGTATCGTCGAGAGCGTTGCTTCGGGCGATTGGGGCAGTACCGCCACCTGGTCGTGCGGATGTTTACCCACCCCCGCTACCGATGTCAGAATCAACGAAGGCCATACGATTAGTATAGGTACCCCCGCCAAGGCTAAAAACGTATTTATTCAGAACGGAAACATTCAATACCAAAGCGGGGGCAGTCTCATGCTTTCGCAATAG
- a CDS encoding multidrug effflux MFS transporter: MNKKELKKIILLLGVLSALGPFSIDMYLPGFPDIATDLHTSIAQVGYSLTSYFIGISVGQLLYGPIVDRFGRKKPLVFGLSLYVVAALCCALSPTVQWLIGLRGLLAIGGCAGMVAGRAVVRDLFPPTEIAKVISTLMLIMGVAPLIAPSIGGWMVTTLGWRAIFVTLASISAVMLTSVLLILPESRGPDATVSLAPAAVLGRYWSVFKEPAFIVFGLAGAFTQGSLFAYISGSPFLYMEKLHFTQTQYGLLFSFNSFGFIGGSQLNRLLLRRYDSLRLAEAGSLAIAVLGALMVLCATWAGSASSGVAISLVLVILFLFLMVGGMLGPNSTALALAPFSANAGSASALIGFSQMLFGALASGLVSALHNQTILPMSGVMAVCALASTLLITGQRILLKRRLVAQ; this comes from the coding sequence ATGAACAAGAAGGAATTAAAGAAAATCATCCTACTGCTGGGCGTCCTTTCGGCACTGGGGCCTTTCAGTATCGACATGTACCTGCCGGGCTTTCCCGACATCGCCACCGACCTGCACACGTCCATTGCCCAGGTAGGCTATTCCCTGACGAGCTATTTCATCGGAATCAGTGTGGGCCAACTGCTCTACGGACCCATTGTGGATCGGTTTGGCCGGAAGAAACCCCTGGTCTTTGGACTTTCCCTGTATGTAGTGGCGGCTTTATGCTGCGCTTTGTCCCCCACGGTGCAATGGCTCATTGGACTCCGCGGCTTGCTGGCCATCGGCGGTTGTGCGGGGATGGTAGCCGGGCGCGCGGTCGTGCGCGACCTGTTTCCTCCCACCGAAATCGCCAAAGTAATTTCCACTCTGATGCTCATCATGGGGGTAGCGCCGCTCATTGCGCCTTCCATCGGAGGCTGGATGGTGACCACCCTCGGCTGGCGTGCCATATTCGTTACTCTGGCCTCGATCAGTGCCGTCATGCTCACCTCAGTACTACTCATTCTACCCGAAAGCCGGGGGCCCGATGCTACCGTCTCGCTGGCACCCGCAGCTGTACTGGGTAGGTACTGGTCCGTTTTCAAAGAACCGGCTTTCATCGTTTTTGGGCTGGCAGGTGCCTTTACGCAGGGGAGCCTGTTTGCTTACATCAGCGGTTCTCCTTTCCTCTACATGGAAAAACTGCACTTTACCCAAACCCAGTACGGACTGCTGTTCAGTTTCAATTCGTTTGGCTTCATCGGCGGCAGTCAGCTCAACCGCTTGTTGTTGCGGCGTTACGACAGCCTGCGGCTAGCGGAGGCAGGTTCACTGGCCATTGCTGTTCTGGGGGCTCTAATGGTACTCTGCGCCACATGGGCTGGTTCCGCCTCCTCGGGCGTCGCGATTAGCCTGGTGCTTGTAATCCTATTCTTGTTTCTGATGGTAGGGGGTATGCTGGGGCCTAATTCCACGGCACTGGCGCTTGCCCCTTTCTCGGCCAACGCCGGTAGCGCCTCGGCATTGATCGGGTTCAGCCAGATGTTATTTGGCGCGCTGGCCTCGGGGCTGGTGAGTGCCCTGCACAATCAGACCATCCTGCCCATGTCGGGTGTGATGGCCGTTTGCGCACTGGCGAGTACCCTATTGATTACTGGGCAACGGATACTGCTGAAACGGCGACTGGTGGCGCAGTAA
- a CDS encoding DUF427 domain-containing protein translates to MKATWNNQTIAESDDTIVVENNHYFPIESVKSEFLKESDTHSVCPWKGTASYYSLEVEGKANKDAAWYYPHPKEAAKNIAGYVAFWKGVEVK, encoded by the coding sequence ATGAAAGCTACCTGGAACAACCAAACCATTGCCGAAAGTGACGACACGATTGTGGTGGAAAACAATCATTATTTTCCCATTGAATCGGTAAAGAGTGAGTTCTTGAAAGAATCCGACACGCATAGCGTGTGCCCCTGGAAAGGAACGGCCTCCTATTACAGTCTGGAAGTAGAGGGAAAGGCCAATAAGGATGCTGCCTGGTACTATCCTCATCCCAAAGAGGCTGCCAAAAATATTGCAGGTTATGTGGCTTTCTGGAAAGGCGTGGAGGTAAAGTAG
- a CDS encoding DinB family protein: MASTLASEFIEQSLHYFHLNTPRIIKCLDELSEEEVWQRPNGASNSVGNLILHLCGNIRQYIISGLGNQPDTRTRSVEFSVTEGFSKAELLQKLNETLHVADTVIRAADDENLLRERRVQAYTLTGLGIIIHVVEHYSYHTGQIAFWTKQLRNQDLGFYAGVNLNATN; encoded by the coding sequence ATGGCGTCTACTCTTGCTTCCGAATTCATCGAGCAATCCCTGCATTACTTCCACCTGAATACGCCGCGCATTATCAAATGCCTGGACGAATTGAGCGAAGAAGAAGTATGGCAGCGGCCCAATGGTGCTTCCAACAGCGTGGGCAACCTGATCCTGCACCTGTGCGGCAATATCCGGCAGTACATCATTTCGGGGCTGGGCAATCAACCCGACACCCGCACCCGGTCGGTGGAGTTTTCAGTCACTGAAGGATTTTCCAAAGCGGAATTGCTGCAAAAGCTGAACGAAACCCTGCACGTAGCCGATACCGTAATTCGTGCTGCGGATGACGAAAACCTGCTACGGGAGCGAAGAGTACAGGCCTACACGCTGACCGGTTTGGGAATTATTATTCATGTAGTAGAACATTATTCCTACCATACCGGCCAAATCGCGTTCTGGACCAAGCAGTTACGTAATCAGGATTTGGGATTTTACGCCGGTGTAAATCTAAACGCGACAAATTGA
- a CDS encoding VanZ family protein yields the protein MKALLTYLSTHRWPALLWTFLIVLACTWPGKDLPEAPVMGFDKIVHAGMFIGWTCLWLLLFPKYRVFIMLLGVGFGIFLEFYQQWLPFDRTFDWWDAAADGLGVVLGLGFYLLLTKLVGSRYPQ from the coding sequence TTGAAAGCTTTACTAACCTACCTTTCGACCCATCGTTGGCCCGCACTATTGTGGACTTTCCTTATTGTACTGGCCTGCACCTGGCCCGGAAAAGATTTGCCGGAAGCACCCGTTATGGGTTTCGATAAAATCGTCCATGCCGGGATGTTCATCGGCTGGACCTGCCTTTGGCTGCTTCTTTTCCCTAAATACAGGGTGTTTATTATGCTGCTAGGCGTAGGTTTCGGAATTTTTCTGGAATTCTACCAGCAGTGGCTTCCCTTCGACCGTACCTTCGACTGGTGGGATGCCGCCGCCGATGGGTTGGGAGTAGTGCTGGGCCTGGGATTTTACCTTCTGCTTACGAAGCTAGTGGGAAGCAGGTACCCTCAGTGA